In Streptococcus oralis, a single window of DNA contains:
- a CDS encoding glycoside hydrolase family 1 protein produces MLKFPKDFVWGSSTSGPQTEGRVPGDGKGDNLWDYWYQVEPNRYYNGIGPDKTSTFYENWEKDIELLVETGHTAFRTSIQWSRIFPQGRGEVNPQGVAFYLQVFEAIKAKGIRLLVNLYHFDLPFALQEDGDGWENKATVKAYEDYARFCFETYGDLVDQWITFNEPIVPVEFGYFYDAHYPHKVDANAAVKVAYHTQLASSLAVKACHEILPDSKIGIVLNLTPAYPRSQHPADVKAARIADLFQAQSFLDPSVLGAYPEELVEILAEYDLLPNSTAEELDLIREHTVDFLGVNYYQPLRVMAPRFAKHPDSPLLPEHFYEPYVMPGRKINPHRGWEIYEQGIYDIAQNIKENYGNIEWLLTENGMGVEGEDKFRENGMIQDDYRIDFVKGHLRELHRAIEDGANCQGYLIWTFIDCWSWLNSYKNRYGLVELDLETQERRLKKSGHWFKELSDNNGF; encoded by the coding sequence ATGCTAAAATTTCCAAAGGATTTTGTCTGGGGTTCCTCGACTTCTGGACCACAGACAGAAGGACGAGTGCCAGGTGATGGTAAAGGAGATAATCTCTGGGATTATTGGTATCAGGTGGAACCCAATCGCTACTACAATGGGATTGGACCAGACAAAACATCGACTTTCTATGAAAACTGGGAAAAGGATATTGAGCTTTTGGTAGAGACTGGCCATACAGCCTTCCGAACTTCTATTCAGTGGTCTCGTATTTTCCCGCAAGGCCGTGGAGAGGTCAATCCGCAAGGGGTGGCTTTCTACCTTCAGGTTTTTGAAGCTATTAAGGCCAAAGGGATTCGTCTCTTAGTCAATCTCTATCACTTCGACCTGCCTTTTGCCCTCCAAGAAGACGGCGATGGTTGGGAAAATAAGGCAACTGTCAAGGCTTATGAAGACTATGCTCGTTTTTGTTTTGAGACTTACGGTGACTTGGTGGACCAATGGATTACCTTTAACGAGCCCATCGTACCTGTTGAGTTTGGCTATTTCTATGATGCCCATTATCCTCACAAGGTAGATGCCAATGCGGCGGTTAAGGTTGCCTATCATACACAACTGGCTAGCAGTCTTGCGGTTAAGGCCTGTCATGAGATTTTGCCTGATTCCAAGATTGGGATTGTCCTTAACTTGACACCAGCTTACCCACGTAGCCAGCATCCCGCGGATGTCAAGGCTGCTCGCATTGCCGACCTCTTCCAAGCCCAATCTTTCCTAGACCCGTCTGTCTTGGGAGCTTATCCAGAAGAGTTAGTAGAGATTTTAGCTGAGTATGATTTGTTACCGAATTCTACAGCTGAGGAGTTGGACCTTATTCGGGAGCATACTGTGGACTTCCTTGGGGTCAACTACTACCAACCTTTGCGTGTCATGGCGCCACGTTTTGCTAAACATCCTGATAGCCCGCTTTTGCCAGAGCATTTCTACGAACCTTACGTCATGCCGGGCCGTAAAATCAATCCTCACCGCGGTTGGGAAATCTACGAGCAGGGGATTTATGATATCGCTCAAAATATCAAGGAAAATTATGGTAATATTGAGTGGTTGCTGACCGAAAACGGCATGGGTGTTGAAGGGGAAGACAAGTTCCGTGAGAATGGCATGATTCAGGACGACTATCGTATTGACTTTGTCAAAGGACATCTGCGTGAACTTCATCGTGCGATTGAAGATGGAGCAAACTGTCAAGGATACTTAATCTGGACCTTTATTGATTGCTGGTCATGGCTCAATAGCTATAAAAACCGCTACGGTCTAGTTGAGCTTGATTTGGAAACACAGGAACGTCGCCTGAAGAAATCAGGGCACTGGTTCAAGGAATTAAGTGACAATAATGGATTTTAA